The following are encoded in a window of Pseudoalteromonas sp. MM1 genomic DNA:
- a CDS encoding LysR family transcriptional regulator: MIEAKNIQQLDLNLLKIFECLYREKNMSETAKVLYITPSAVSHAIKRLRSVLNDPLFERQGQLMVPTPACQRMAPELIDLLEKLRQVLQACGDFDLATTAQTFKIALHDAIEPIVLPKLQLIIAKHAPNASLASVKLNRDDMHKQLANHQIDMAIDVARPIKAPISHAVLSSDHFCVLMKKNHPLKNELNIENYLSAKHVAVSNRATGTVIEDIALLQLSFNREVAMRCQTYFAAKEVIKSSPFLLTLPSLVASQLLDESLIARSVPTTMPAIYQHLYWHQNTDKDEALMWLRSQVENIFKR, translated from the coding sequence GTGATTGAAGCTAAAAATATTCAGCAGTTAGACTTAAATTTACTTAAAATTTTTGAGTGCCTTTACCGCGAAAAAAACATGAGCGAAACCGCAAAGGTGCTATACATAACGCCCTCTGCGGTAAGCCATGCTATAAAACGTTTGCGCAGTGTATTAAACGATCCGTTATTTGAGCGCCAAGGGCAACTAATGGTACCAACCCCTGCGTGCCAGCGTATGGCACCCGAGCTAATAGATTTACTCGAAAAGTTACGCCAAGTACTGCAAGCCTGTGGCGATTTTGACTTAGCTACCACAGCGCAAACATTTAAAATTGCCCTTCACGATGCCATTGAGCCCATAGTGCTGCCAAAATTACAGTTAATAATTGCAAAACACGCGCCTAACGCTAGCCTTGCAAGCGTTAAACTAAACCGCGACGACATGCACAAACAATTGGCTAATCACCAAATTGACATGGCCATAGATGTAGCACGGCCAATAAAAGCGCCGATTAGTCATGCCGTACTTTCTAGCGATCATTTTTGTGTATTAATGAAAAAAAATCACCCACTAAAAAATGAGTTAAATATTGAAAATTACTTAAGCGCTAAACATGTAGCGGTTTCAAACAGAGCCACCGGCACCGTAATTGAAGACATAGCTTTATTGCAGCTGAGCTTCAACCGCGAGGTAGCCATGCGCTGCCAAACGTATTTTGCAGCTAAAGAGGTTATTAAAAGCTCGCCATTTTTGCTCACCTTGCCCTCATTGGTTGCCAGTCAATTGCTTGATGAGTCGCTTATAGCACGGTCGGTACCTACTACTATGCCTGCTATTTACCAGCATTTATATTGGCACCAAAACACCGATAAGGACGAGGCACTAATGTGGCTACGAAGCCAAGTAGAAAACATTTTTAAGCGTTAA
- a CDS encoding bile acid:sodium symporter family protein, whose protein sequence is MNASFLTEIILPLALALIMFGMGLGLTLDDFTRLFKKPIAIAMGLVGQIIAMPLLALGLCYLLNLPTPIAIGLMILAACPGGTMSNVVSQLAKANLALSVSLTAASTAISIITTPFIIGFAMHQFAPQIDANFSILTTSLGLFVITLVPVAIGISLRHFKSEFAIKSEPFFRRFSLFFMLAMIAALVIKERALLLSSFNDVFWACIALNIGSMVIGLLIAKLSNLNLTDSLTLGIEVGIQNASLAILIAISFLNKPEYAVTGGVYGLAMFIGPLILIAALKIKNKRAQITL, encoded by the coding sequence TTGAACGCATCATTTTTAACAGAAATCATACTCCCCCTCGCGCTTGCCCTTATCATGTTTGGCATGGGGCTTGGGCTTACACTTGACGACTTTACGCGGCTTTTTAAAAAGCCCATAGCAATTGCTATGGGCTTAGTGGGCCAAATTATTGCCATGCCGCTACTGGCTTTAGGTTTGTGTTATTTACTTAATTTACCCACGCCTATAGCAATAGGGTTAATGATTTTAGCCGCTTGCCCTGGCGGTACTATGTCGAACGTTGTAAGCCAGCTGGCAAAGGCTAATTTAGCGCTGTCGGTAAGCTTAACCGCGGCCTCAACTGCTATTAGTATTATTACCACACCGTTTATTATTGGCTTTGCCATGCACCAATTTGCCCCGCAAATTGATGCTAATTTTTCTATATTAACTACATCACTTGGGCTATTTGTCATTACCTTAGTGCCTGTAGCTATCGGCATAAGCTTGCGCCATTTTAAAAGCGAATTTGCGATTAAAAGCGAGCCATTTTTTAGGCGTTTTTCGTTATTTTTTATGCTCGCCATGATAGCCGCACTCGTAATAAAAGAACGCGCATTATTGCTAAGCTCGTTTAACGATGTATTTTGGGCGTGTATAGCCCTTAATATTGGCTCAATGGTCATTGGTTTGCTCATAGCAAAACTTTCAAACCTAAACCTTACCGATTCGCTAACACTTGGGATTGAGGTAGGGATTCAAAACGCATCATTGGCTATTTTAATTGCTATAAGCTTTTTAAATAAGCCCGAATACGCAGTAACAGGCGGCGTATATGGCCTTGCCATGTTTATAGGCCCGCTGATATTAATTGCTGCGCTAAAAATTAAAAACAAGCGCGCACAAATTACGTTATAA